One segment of Marvinbryantia formatexigens DSM 14469 DNA contains the following:
- a CDS encoding ABC transporter substrate-binding protein translates to MRLRKIMGFLCAVSAALVLGTGTTALAGADDSSVIVTMPASSEPASGFDPAYGWGAGEHMHEPLIQSTLVRTTTDLSIENDLATEYSCSEDGLIWTVKIRDDVKFTDGEPLTAQDVAFTYNNCRDNSSVNDFTMLKEAVAVDDTTVEFHMNTPYSIWPYTMAIVGIVPEHAYDENYGWNPIGSGRYIMKQWDQGQQVIFEANPDYYGEAPKIQKVTVLFMEEDAALAAAMAGQVDVAHTAAAYSDMDIAGYNLLSVETVDNRGINLPTIEPTEIDGVTYGNALTCDVNVRRAINLAIDREEMIANVLNGYGTAAYSVCDKMPWYNDAAETEYNLDEAKRLMEEAGWTEGADGIREKDGVRAELTLMFSNGDSVRQALAEDTANQLKELGIDVTTEGVGWDTAYTRAQSDALVWGWGAHTPMELYNIYHTTDSGLAELSPYANETVDAYMDEALQADNLEDAYELWKKAQWDGETGITQEGDIPWIWLCNVDHLYFVRDGLTVAEQKIHPHGHGWSIINNVDEWEWE, encoded by the coding sequence ATGAGGTTACGAAAAATAATGGGATTTTTGTGTGCTGTTTCTGCGGCGCTTGTACTTGGCACGGGAACAACGGCGCTTGCAGGTGCGGACGACAGCTCGGTGATCGTGACGATGCCAGCCAGCTCAGAACCGGCATCGGGGTTTGACCCGGCTTATGGCTGGGGAGCGGGCGAGCATATGCACGAGCCGTTGATTCAGAGCACGCTGGTGCGCACCACGACGGATCTGTCCATTGAAAATGACCTGGCGACGGAATATTCCTGCAGCGAGGATGGGCTGATTTGGACGGTAAAAATCCGTGATGATGTGAAGTTTACGGACGGAGAACCGCTGACGGCGCAGGATGTTGCATTTACCTATAATAACTGCCGGGATAACAGCTCGGTAAATGATTTTACCATGTTGAAGGAAGCGGTGGCGGTGGATGATACTACGGTAGAATTTCATATGAATACGCCGTACTCCATCTGGCCGTATACGATGGCAATCGTCGGTATTGTGCCGGAGCACGCCTATGACGAAAATTACGGATGGAATCCCATCGGTTCCGGACGTTACATTATGAAGCAGTGGGATCAGGGACAGCAGGTGATTTTTGAGGCAAATCCCGATTATTACGGGGAGGCGCCGAAAATCCAGAAAGTGACAGTCCTGTTTATGGAAGAAGATGCAGCACTGGCGGCGGCAATGGCGGGACAGGTGGATGTTGCGCATACCGCGGCGGCATACAGTGATATGGATATAGCGGGCTACAATCTGCTGAGTGTGGAAACGGTGGATAACCGCGGCATTAACCTTCCGACGATTGAGCCGACAGAAATTGACGGCGTTACTTATGGAAATGCATTAACATGTGATGTGAATGTGCGCCGGGCAATCAATCTTGCCATCGACCGGGAGGAAATGATTGCAAATGTCTTAAACGGTTATGGCACGGCGGCGTACAGCGTATGTGATAAGATGCCGTGGTACAATGATGCGGCGGAGACGGAATATAACCTCGACGAGGCGAAGCGGCTGATGGAGGAAGCAGGCTGGACGGAAGGAGCGGACGGTATCCGGGAAAAGGATGGCGTGCGCGCAGAGCTTACGCTGATGTTTTCCAACGGCGATTCGGTCCGGCAGGCGCTGGCGGAGGATACCGCTAACCAGCTGAAAGAGCTTGGCATTGATGTGACGACAGAGGGCGTGGGCTGGGATACCGCCTACACGCGAGCACAGTCGGATGCGCTTGTCTGGGGCTGGGGTGCGCACACGCCGATGGAGCTTTACAACATTTATCACACAACGGACAGCGGGCTGGCGGAGCTTTCGCCCTACGCAAATGAAACGGTGGACGCCTACATGGATGAGGCGCTGCAGGCAGATAATCTGGAGGATGCCTACGAGTTGTGGAAAAAAGCGCAGTGGGATGGCGAGACCGGCATCACACAGGAGGGGGATATCCCGTGGATATGGCTGTGCAACGTTGACCATCTTTATTTTGTGCGCGACGGTCTGACCGTAGCAGAACAGAAAATTCATCCGCACGGACATGGCTGGTCGATTATCAATAACGTAGACGAGTGGGAATGGGAGTAA
- a CDS encoding ABC transporter permease, translating into MKHNLLFAGKNFIRMLLLLVAVSVATFALVSASPIDPLQANVGQAALGSMSEAQKEKLRSYWGVDEPPVQRYLNWAKDALRGDFGTSLLYRRPVTEVIAVKLSNSLFLMGLAWVISGLLGFLLGVLAGVFRGRLVDKVVKGYCLVIASTPSFWLALLLLLIFSVWLKVLPIGLSVPIGVEASGVTFLDRVRHAILPALTLSITGVSNIALHTREKMIDIMESDYVLFAQARGEKTGSIVRRHALRNVLLPALTLQFTSISEIIGGSVLVEQVFSYPGLGQAAVAAGTGSDVPLLMGITLITAAIVFFGNFIANLLYGVVDPRIRRGGRGA; encoded by the coding sequence ATGAAACACAACTTATTGTTTGCCGGGAAAAACTTTATCAGAATGCTTCTTTTGCTGGTGGCGGTGAGCGTGGCGACCTTTGCGCTGGTATCCGCCTCGCCGATTGACCCGCTGCAGGCGAACGTGGGGCAGGCGGCGCTCGGCAGTATGAGCGAGGCGCAGAAGGAAAAGCTGCGCTCCTACTGGGGCGTTGACGAGCCGCCCGTCCAGCGTTACCTGAACTGGGCGAAGGATGCCCTGCGGGGGGATTTCGGTACCTCGCTGCTTTACCGTCGGCCGGTAACGGAGGTGATTGCGGTGAAGCTGTCGAATTCCCTGTTTCTGATGGGGCTGGCGTGGGTGATTTCCGGGCTGCTTGGTTTTCTGCTCGGAGTGCTTGCCGGAGTTTTCCGCGGCAGACTTGTGGATAAAGTGGTGAAGGGTTACTGTCTGGTGATCGCGAGCACGCCCTCCTTCTGGCTGGCGCTGCTGCTTCTGCTGATTTTCAGCGTATGGCTGAAGGTGCTTCCTATCGGCTTAAGCGTGCCGATTGGGGTGGAAGCGTCCGGCGTGACCTTTCTGGACCGCGTGCGTCACGCGATTCTTCCGGCGCTGACGCTGAGCATCACCGGGGTATCTAATATTGCCCTGCATACGCGGGAAAAAATGATTGATATCATGGAGAGCGACTATGTGCTGTTTGCTCAGGCGCGCGGGGAAAAAACGGGCAGTATCGTGCGCAGGCACGCGCTGCGCAATGTGTTGCTTCCGGCGCTGACGCTGCAGTTTACATCCATCAGCGAGATTATCGGCGGTTCGGTGCTGGTGGAGCAGGTCTTTTCCTATCCGGGGCTGGGACAGGCAGCCGTGGCGGCGGGCACCGGCAGCGATGTGCCGCTTCTGATGGGCATTACGCTGATTACGGCGGCAATCGTCTTTTTCGGCAATTTTATTGCGAATCTTTTGTACGGCGTGGTTGACCCGCGCATCCGGAGAGGAGGGCGCGGGGCATGA
- a CDS encoding ABC transporter permease, translating to MKQRLNQRQKAHSVKQRLNQRQRARILLIFSVIFLAGVAIAGILCHDAAMETDFSRKNLMPCLAYPFGTDWLGRNMLYRTLTGLSMSILIGVCAAGVSAVMALFLGIAAAVFGKKVDAVISFVIDGILGIPHILLLILISYACGKGLKGVIIGVALTHWTSLARLIRAEVMQLRQSEYILIAEKLGQSKWKIAVKHMFPHLLPQFLVGLVLMFPHAILHESSITFLGFGLSSEQPAIGVILSESMTYLIMGKWWLALFPGIMLVLTVALFDLGGNALRRLLDPNSVHA from the coding sequence ATGAAACAGAGGTTAAACCAGAGGCAGAAGGCGCATAGCGTGAAGCAGAGATTAAACCAGAGGCAGAGAGCGCGGATATTGCTGATATTTTCTGTGATATTTCTGGCGGGCGTGGCAATCGCGGGAATTCTCTGTCACGATGCCGCGATGGAGACGGATTTCTCGCGAAAAAATCTGATGCCGTGCCTGGCGTATCCGTTCGGCACGGACTGGCTTGGCAGAAATATGCTGTACCGCACGCTGACCGGTCTGTCCATGAGTATTCTGATTGGCGTCTGCGCAGCAGGCGTCAGCGCGGTGATGGCGTTGTTTCTCGGCATTGCCGCGGCGGTATTCGGGAAAAAGGTGGACGCCGTAATCAGCTTTGTGATTGACGGGATTCTGGGAATACCACATATTCTTTTGTTAATTCTGATTTCCTACGCCTGCGGCAAGGGACTGAAGGGCGTAATTATCGGCGTGGCGCTGACGCACTGGACGTCGCTTGCCAGGCTGATACGGGCGGAGGTTATGCAGCTTCGTCAGAGCGAATATATTCTGATTGCGGAAAAGCTGGGACAGAGCAAATGGAAAATTGCCGTGAAGCATATGTTTCCGCATCTTCTGCCGCAGTTTCTGGTGGGTCTGGTGCTGATGTTCCCGCACGCGATTCTGCATGAATCGAGCATTACCTTTCTCGGCTTCGGGCTTTCCTCGGAACAGCCGGCAATCGGTGTGATTCTGTCGGAGAGCATGACCTACTTAATTATGGGCAAATGGTGGCTGGCGCTGTTTCCGGGCATTATGCTGGTGCTGACAGTGGCGCTGTTTGACCTTGGCGGAAATGCGCTGCGCAGGCTGCTCGACCCGAACAGCGTTCATGCATAG
- a CDS encoding ABC transporter ATP-binding protein: protein MSCTEKRHILEIDELSVSFLQYENDYSSRQIELPVISRLSVSVHEGEIVAVVGSSGSGKSLLAHAILGMLPYNAKTDGQMYFDGELLTEEKRKELRGNKIAFVPQSTTYLDPLMKVGEQVSQGRKNAARRERQRSLFARYGLGKDVDNKYPFECSGGMTRRVLLTSALMGEPELIIADEPTPGMDLALAKKSMEDFRTFADEGHGVLLITHDIELALEVADRVAVFYAGTTIEEAPVADFASEETLRHPYTKALWRAMPQNGFEPLPGVQPYVKDMPQGCPFGPRCSMYCEKCSGDIPMRRVGCATVRCVQYTGEPLAVEAHHTHYETAAEKSHTHYEAAEPSVEAHHTGGHL, encoded by the coding sequence ATGAGCTGTACAGAAAAACGTCACATTCTGGAAATCGACGAGCTGTCGGTTTCCTTTCTGCAATATGAGAATGATTACAGCAGCCGTCAGATAGAGCTGCCGGTGATTTCCAGACTGTCTGTCTCCGTGCACGAGGGCGAAATCGTGGCGGTGGTCGGCTCCAGCGGCTCCGGCAAAAGCCTGCTGGCACATGCGATTCTCGGAATGCTCCCATACAATGCGAAAACAGACGGTCAGATGTACTTTGACGGAGAGCTTCTGACGGAGGAAAAGAGGAAGGAGCTTCGCGGAAATAAGATCGCGTTTGTCCCCCAGAGCACAACCTACCTAGACCCGCTGATGAAGGTGGGCGAGCAGGTGAGCCAGGGCAGGAAAAATGCGGCGCGCCGCGAGCGTCAGAGGTCACTTTTTGCACGCTACGGTCTGGGAAAGGACGTGGACAATAAGTATCCTTTTGAGTGCTCCGGAGGTATGACGCGCCGTGTGCTTCTTACGTCGGCGCTGATGGGCGAGCCGGAACTGATTATCGCGGATGAGCCGACGCCGGGCATGGACCTGGCTCTGGCAAAGAAATCAATGGAGGATTTCCGCACCTTTGCGGATGAGGGGCATGGTGTGTTACTTATCACACATGATATCGAGCTGGCTCTGGAGGTGGCGGACCGGGTCGCCGTGTTTTATGCGGGGACAACGATTGAGGAAGCGCCGGTCGCGGATTTTGCTTCGGAAGAAACGCTGCGTCATCCCTACACAAAGGCTCTGTGGCGGGCGATGCCGCAAAATGGTTTTGAGCCGCTTCCGGGCGTGCAGCCCTATGTAAAAGATATGCCGCAGGGCTGTCCGTTTGGTCCGCGCTGCAGCATGTACTGTGAAAAATGCAGCGGTGATATACCTATGCGGCGAGTGGGCTGCGCGACAGTACGCTGCGTACAGTATACGGGCGAACCGCTGGCGGTGGAGGCGCATCATACGCATTATGAGACGGCGGCGGAAAAGTCTCATACACATTATGAGGCTGCGGAGCCATCAGTGGAGGCGCATCATACAGGAGGACATTTATGA
- a CDS encoding ABC transporter ATP-binding protein: MILEGRNLTFSYEEKEGTVFQNVSLKVESGERAAILGPSGFGKTTLCKILAGYLKPQAGEVLLDGKPLPKKGYCPVQMIWQHPERAVNPRLRMRDTLADGQEIEERIIRELGIEQDWMNRYPQELSGGELQRFCIARALGRDTRFLIADEISTMLDMITQSQIWNFLLKETKEREIGLIVVSHSEPLLQKIAARSIRF, encoded by the coding sequence ATGATACTCGAAGGACGCAATTTAACATTTTCTTATGAGGAGAAAGAAGGAACCGTTTTTCAGAATGTGTCCTTAAAGGTGGAAAGCGGCGAGCGCGCGGCAATTCTGGGACCGAGTGGCTTTGGCAAGACGACGCTCTGCAAAATCCTGGCGGGCTATCTGAAGCCGCAGGCGGGCGAGGTGCTTCTGGATGGAAAGCCGCTGCCGAAGAAAGGCTATTGTCCGGTACAGATGATCTGGCAGCACCCGGAGCGCGCGGTGAATCCGCGCCTGCGCATGAGAGACACGCTGGCGGACGGACAGGAGATTGAAGAGCGCATCATCCGGGAGCTTGGTATCGAGCAGGACTGGATGAACCGCTATCCGCAGGAGCTGTCCGGCGGCGAGCTCCAGCGTTTCTGCATTGCCCGCGCTCTCGGACGCGATACAAGATTTCTGATTGCGGATGAAATCAGCACCATGCTGGATATGATTACGCAGAGCCAGATATGGAATTTTCTGCTGAAAGAAACAAAAGAGCGGGAAATCGGACTGATTGTCGTATCGCACAGCGAGCCGCTGCTGCAGAAGATTGCGGCACGGAGTATCCGTTTTTAA
- a CDS encoding fibronectin type III-like domain-contianing protein: MAPADRTDRRRPQTAQTDGANRPHQQKERSAEYREGLYVGYRYFETAGVSVRFPFGFGLSYTTFAYENLEVSDNAVSFVLKNTGERDGAEVAQLYISKNPGQVYRPAKELKGFEKVYLKAGESRRVTILLDDKAFRYYNRKTGRFETETGEYTVLIGASCADIRLRGTIFVQGTGAPAPEEKTAMPSYFSGDIRNVPDAEFAALLGRDIPDGHWSGLLDRNDAICQMYYAKGRVARLVYRILTGMLNKSIKKGKPDLNIMFIYNMPFRGIGKMAGGMCSQEMVDGILKAVNGHFFAGAGQIIAGFFRQQKIRKKAEKMK; this comes from the coding sequence ATGGCGCCCGCAGACCGCACAGACAGACGGCGCCCGCAGACCGCACAGACAGATGGCGCCAACAGACCGCACCAACAGAAGGAGCGCAGTGCGGAGTACCGGGAAGGGCTGTATGTGGGATACCGGTATTTTGAGACTGCCGGCGTATCCGTCCGTTTCCCCTTCGGATTCGGGCTGAGCTATACTACCTTTGCATATGAAAACCTGGAGGTGTCGGATAATGCGGTTTCCTTTGTGCTGAAAAATACCGGAGAAAGGGACGGGGCGGAGGTTGCCCAGCTTTATATCAGCAAAAATCCGGGGCAGGTATATCGTCCGGCGAAGGAGCTGAAGGGATTTGAAAAGGTATATCTGAAGGCAGGGGAAAGCCGGAGAGTGACGATTTTGCTGGATGATAAGGCGTTCCGCTACTATAACCGGAAAACCGGACGTTTTGAAACGGAAACAGGAGAATATACGGTTCTTATCGGGGCAAGCTGTGCGGACATCCGCCTGCGGGGAACCATTTTTGTGCAGGGAACAGGGGCGCCGGCACCCGAAGAGAAAACGGCGATGCCCTCCTATTTTTCCGGAGATATCCGGAATGTGCCGGATGCAGAATTTGCCGCGCTTCTGGGGCGCGACATACCGGACGGTCACTGGAGCGGGCTGCTGGACAGAAATGACGCCATATGCCAGATGTACTATGCAAAGGGCAGGGTGGCGCGCCTTGTATACAGGATTCTGACGGGAATGCTGAATAAGAGCATAAAAAAGGGAAAACCGGATTTGAACATCATGTTTATTTACAATATGCCATTCCGCGGGATTGGAAAAATGGCGGGCGGCATGTGCAGCCAGGAAATGGTGGACGGAATCCTGAAAGCAGTAAACGGTCATTTCTTTGCCGGAGCGGGACAGATTATAGCGGGATTTTTCAGGCAGCAAAAAATCAGGAAAAAAGCAGAAAAGATGAAATAA
- a CDS encoding LysR family transcriptional regulator translates to MEIRVLRYFLTVVREEGINRAAEVLHITQPTLSRQLAQLEDEVGVKLFHRGAKKITLTNEGILLRRRAEEILSLVDRTQRELTCQEELVEGRIVIGGGELAAMQVLSEIIEGFHEKYPLVTFDIFTGNADLVKEQMEKGLVDIGALLEPVDIEKFEFIRLREKERWVVLMRPDDKLAEKETVNIKDLEHMPLILPRRTNVQNEVSNWFGDAFQEQQVLFTSNLTTNSALMVQRGLAYSIVIEGSIPFWDKEKIAYRPLSPELTANSVLAWKKQQPFSLAATKFIEYIKCFPGITKV, encoded by the coding sequence ATGGAAATCAGAGTGCTCCGTTATTTTCTGACGGTTGTCCGGGAGGAGGGAATTAACCGGGCAGCGGAGGTTTTACATATCACGCAGCCAACGCTCAGCCGTCAACTGGCGCAGCTGGAGGATGAGGTCGGCGTTAAACTGTTTCACAGAGGCGCGAAAAAGATTACCTTAACGAATGAGGGGATTTTACTGCGGCGGCGGGCAGAGGAAATACTGTCTCTGGTTGACCGGACACAGCGGGAGCTCACCTGTCAGGAGGAGCTTGTGGAAGGAAGAATCGTGATTGGCGGCGGAGAGCTGGCGGCGATGCAGGTGCTGTCGGAAATCATTGAAGGATTTCATGAGAAATATCCGCTTGTGACGTTCGATATATTCACGGGAAACGCTGATCTGGTAAAAGAGCAGATGGAAAAAGGGCTGGTTGATATCGGGGCGTTGCTGGAGCCGGTTGATATAGAAAAGTTTGAATTTATCCGCCTGAGGGAAAAGGAACGGTGGGTCGTTCTGATGCGCCCGGATGATAAGCTTGCAGAGAAGGAAACGGTAAATATAAAAGATCTGGAGCATATGCCGCTCATTCTTCCGAGGAGGACAAATGTTCAAAATGAAGTGTCCAACTGGTTTGGCGACGCCTTCCAGGAACAGCAGGTTCTTTTTACCAGCAATTTGACTACAAACAGTGCTCTTATGGTTCAGAGAGGGCTGGCATACTCCATTGTGATAGAGGGCTCGATACCGTTCTGGGATAAAGAAAAAATTGCGTACCGGCCGTTATCTCCGGAGCTTACCGCAAACAGTGTACTGGCGTGGAAAAAGCAGCAGCCGTTCAGCCTGGCGGCAACAAAATTTATAGAATACATAAAATGCTTTCCAGGCATAACTAAGGTGTAA
- a CDS encoding MATE family efflux transporter, which translates to MNQQVELFSDKTLKDMIIPLFLEQLLAMLVGLADTLVVSYAGEAAVSGVSLVNQFNTIFIYLFTALASGGAVVISQYIGRKRMDAAGESASQLLLFSVIFSAVISVLVLIGNEKMLRLMFGKVESDVMQACITYLKISAYSYPALAVYNAGAALFRSMGKTSVTMYLSVASNIINVIGNLIGVFVLHAGVAGVAWPSLIARTFSAVVITALCFCRKNDVRYTGRWIFQWNGELMRNILRIAVPNGLENGVFQLVKVALSSIVALFGTYQIAANGVAQSIWSLAALAGVAMGPVFITVIGQCMGNRDIQAAEVYFKKLMKITLLLSSVWNLLIFLLTPLFMRFYALEPDTKQLVLQLVLIHNLFNAIAYPFSGALSNGLRAAGDVKFTMYVSVISTIAVRLLLSWVLGVALQMGVIGIALAMVSDWVIRAVIFFWRLKSGKWKTFQVI; encoded by the coding sequence ATGAATCAGCAAGTAGAATTATTTTCAGACAAAACATTAAAGGATATGATTATCCCCCTGTTTTTAGAGCAGCTTCTGGCAATGCTTGTGGGTCTGGCAGATACACTGGTGGTCAGCTATGCCGGAGAAGCAGCGGTATCAGGCGTTTCCCTGGTCAATCAGTTTAATACGATTTTTATTTATCTGTTTACGGCGCTGGCATCCGGCGGAGCAGTGGTAATCAGCCAGTACATTGGCAGAAAGAGGATGGATGCTGCCGGGGAATCCGCAAGCCAGCTTTTGCTGTTCTCTGTGATTTTTTCTGCAGTGATTTCGGTACTTGTGCTGATTGGAAATGAGAAAATGCTCCGGCTGATGTTTGGAAAAGTGGAGAGCGATGTGATGCAGGCCTGCATTACCTATCTGAAAATTTCCGCTTATTCCTACCCGGCTCTGGCGGTTTATAACGCAGGCGCCGCGCTTTTCCGCAGCATGGGAAAAACCAGTGTGACCATGTACCTGTCGGTGGCTTCCAATATCATCAATGTCATTGGCAATCTGATTGGCGTGTTTGTATTGCACGCAGGCGTTGCCGGTGTCGCCTGGCCTTCCCTGATTGCCCGGACATTTTCAGCGGTAGTTATTACCGCACTCTGCTTTTGCAGAAAAAATGATGTACGCTATACCGGAAGGTGGATTTTTCAGTGGAATGGGGAACTGATGCGGAATATTTTAAGAATTGCCGTTCCAAACGGGCTGGAAAACGGCGTTTTCCAGCTGGTAAAGGTGGCTTTAAGCAGTATCGTGGCACTTTTTGGTACCTATCAGATTGCCGCAAACGGCGTGGCGCAGAGTATCTGGTCTCTGGCGGCGCTTGCAGGAGTTGCTATGGGACCGGTGTTTATCACAGTCATTGGGCAGTGTATGGGAAACAGAGATATACAGGCTGCAGAAGTCTATTTTAAGAAATTGATGAAGATTACGCTGCTGCTCTCGTCAGTATGGAATCTTCTGATTTTTCTGCTGACGCCTTTATTTATGAGATTCTATGCGTTGGAGCCAGATACCAAGCAGCTTGTGCTCCAGCTGGTTCTGATACACAATCTGTTCAATGCCATCGCCTATCCCTTTTCCGGTGCGCTTAGTAATGGGCTGCGTGCCGCAGGCGATGTGAAGTTCACCATGTATGTTTCGGTTATCTCTACGATAGCGGTGCGGCTTCTGCTGTCCTGGGTTTTAGGGGTTGCCCTGCAAATGGGCGTCATAGGAATCGCGCTTGCAATGGTCAGCGACTGGGTCATCCGGGCGGTTATTTTCTTCTGGAGACTGAAATCCGGGAAATGGAAAACTTTTCAGGTGATATAA
- a CDS encoding M56 family metallopeptidase, whose amino-acid sequence MLLIFYIVCSLYGNRMKAKWKRYILLLAAIYYLIPFSSEKYTVNGWLRRHRLPMMFPKKLTDGVMDKADIVYVIDGRARFEYTQPLLMWGTVICGMVSMIFLLYFIYTCWSFRKKIKAYKRQEVSEECRRVFEKALHRLAIRRHISLYKSPDVETPAATGIFKPCIWLPERMDTISESEMENVLVHELAHIKHHDLLMQIAGLLVITVHWFNPFSYLLLHFIRLTNEEYSDETAVEHMGQEERISYCSTLIMLACGNRKKSTLGLGFSRQPRKQIERRIDFIMMKRKKNVLAACIAGAFGIIASTVTVFAYDPPQYIVQESGKEVNLEAEEAFYAGTLELEVEELPYDNFFTDSEGNIYPITEEQTRKECRHEYELGIKTEHVLDGNGGCTVNYYHAKRCTVCGIVVYGELYDFVTRKVCPH is encoded by the coding sequence ATGCTTCTGATTTTTTATATAGTATGTTCTTTATATGGGAACAGGATGAAGGCAAAGTGGAAGCGGTACATATTGCTGCTTGCTGCGATTTACTATCTGATTCCGTTTTCTTCTGAAAAATATACGGTAAACGGCTGGCTGAGAAGGCATCGCCTTCCGATGATGTTTCCGAAAAAGCTGACGGACGGAGTGATGGATAAAGCGGATATTGTATATGTCATTGATGGGCGGGCGCGGTTTGAATATACACAGCCACTGTTAATGTGGGGTACTGTTATATGCGGAATGGTTTCAATGATTTTCCTGCTGTATTTTATTTATACCTGTTGGTCGTTCAGAAAGAAAATAAAAGCATATAAAAGGCAGGAGGTTTCAGAGGAATGCAGGAGGGTATTTGAAAAAGCATTACACAGACTGGCGATCCGGCGGCATATTAGTCTGTATAAATCGCCTGATGTGGAAACTCCGGCTGCAACGGGGATTTTTAAACCGTGTATCTGGCTGCCGGAAAGAATGGACACTATTTCTGAAAGCGAAATGGAAAATGTTCTGGTACACGAACTGGCTCACATAAAGCATCATGATTTGCTGATGCAAATTGCCGGGCTTCTGGTGATTACAGTTCACTGGTTTAATCCGTTTTCATATTTATTGCTGCACTTTATACGCCTCACAAATGAAGAATATAGTGATGAAACTGCAGTAGAGCATATGGGACAGGAAGAGCGGATATCCTACTGCAGTACGCTGATTATGCTGGCATGTGGGAACAGGAAAAAATCCACACTGGGGCTGGGTTTTTCCAGACAGCCCCGAAAGCAGATAGAAAGGAGGATTGATTTTATTATGATGAAAAGAAAGAAAAATGTACTGGCAGCATGTATTGCCGGTGCATTTGGTATTATCGCCAGCACAGTCACAGTGTTTGCGTATGATCCACCGCAATATATTGTACAGGAAAGTGGTAAAGAGGTAAACCTGGAGGCAGAGGAAGCATTTTATGCCGGAACACTGGAGCTGGAAGTGGAAGAACTGCCGTATGATAATTTCTTCACAGACAGTGAAGGAAATATATATCCCATTACAGAAGAGCAGACAAGAAAGGAATGCAGGCACGAATATGAGCTGGGAATAAAAACGGAACATGTTCTGGATGGCAATGGAGGCTGTACGGTAAATTATTATCATGCGAAAAGATGTACAGTATGTGGAATTGTCGTATACGGAGAATTGTATGATTTTGTTACACGTAAAGTGTGCCCGCATTAA
- a CDS encoding BlaI/MecI/CopY family transcriptional regulator, whose protein sequence is MDKKYGLTSTEYEIMELFWDTDGKLSFKEVMEYFNSTKNKNWKKQTVSTFLKILQDKGLIASDTSGKKYQYYATCTREKHINMWVRQMMKDSFDNSMGQFLMAFSGGEKLSEKDAEELREYLKKYE, encoded by the coding sequence ATGGACAAAAAATATGGGCTGACATCAACGGAATATGAGATTATGGAACTGTTCTGGGATACGGATGGAAAATTAAGCTTTAAAGAGGTTATGGAGTATTTCAATAGTACTAAGAACAAAAACTGGAAAAAGCAGACAGTAAGTACGTTCTTAAAGATCCTGCAGGATAAAGGGCTTATAGCATCCGATACTTCCGGAAAGAAATATCAGTATTATGCGACCTGCACAAGGGAGAAACATATTAATATGTGGGTGCGGCAAATGATGAAGGATTCATTTGATAATTCTATGGGACAGTTTTTGATGGCTTTTTCGGGTGGGGAGAAATTAAGTGAAAAAGATGCGGAGGAGCTGAGAGAATATTTAAAGAAGTATGAGTAA
- a CDS encoding DUF2712 domain-containing protein, protein MKKKRMLNRIFAFLTAATLALPVGMASSATASNWTDTEYYKDYSGDGGDVYTEWRQKQDSSSVYICHQGSVDVFAAVLVSGYNGIYSGSNGMYGKGSYVGVPTGQGFYIINYVAESFKSDYNKGNYKYIRLALCPTTHNQCSLYGVWSPDSI, encoded by the coding sequence ATGAAGAAAAAGAGAATGCTGAATAGGATATTTGCTTTTTTGACAGCGGCAACACTGGCATTGCCAGTTGGCATGGCAAGCAGCGCTACGGCGAGTAACTGGACAGATACGGAGTATTACAAAGATTATAGCGGAGATGGCGGAGATGTGTATACGGAATGGCGCCAAAAGCAGGATAGCAGCTCCGTATATATTTGTCATCAAGGGTCTGTTGATGTATTTGCTGCTGTGCTGGTTAGTGGATACAACGGCATTTACAGTGGGTCTAATGGAATGTATGGGAAAGGCTCTTATGTAGGAGTACCGACAGGACAGGGATTTTACATTATTAACTATGTGGCGGAATCCTTTAAATCAGACTATAATAAAGGGAACTATAAATATATCAGATTAGCCCTTTGTCCGACAACACATAATCAGTGTTCCTTGTATGGAGTATGGAGCCCAGATAGCATTTAA